In Pseudomonas campi, the sequence ACGCCCTGCTCAGCGAGAGCTTCGACCTGCTGGTGCTCGACCTCGGCCTGCCGCGCCTGAGTGGCATCCAGGTGCTGCAGCAGCTGCGCAAGAGCGGCTCAGCCCTGCCGGTGCTGATTCTCACGGCGCGTGATGCCACCGAGGATCGGATTGCCGGGCTGGATGCCGGTGCCGACGACTACCTGATCAAACCCTTCGACCTCGATGAGCTCAAGGCCCGCCTGCGCGCCTTGCTGCGGCGTAGTGCCGGGCGCGCGGAAGTGCGCATCGAGCATGCCGGGGTCAGTCTCGATCCGTCTTCGCAGCAGGTCACCTATTTGGGCAAGGCCGTGCCGATGACGCCCAAGGAATACCTGTTGCTGCACGAGCTGCTGTCGCAGCCGGGCAAGGTGCTGACCCGCGAGCGCCTGGCCCAGTCGCTCTACGGCTGGGACGAGGAAGCCGAGAGCAACACCCTGGAAGTGCATATCCATCACCTGCGCAAGAAACTGTTCAATAACCTGATCCGCACCGTGCGTGGCGTCGGCTACCTGGTG encodes:
- a CDS encoding response regulator; its protein translation is MRLLLVEDDKALGEGLRLGLRQEGYTVDWLQDGASAVHALLSESFDLLVLDLGLPRLSGIQVLQQLRKSGSALPVLILTARDATEDRIAGLDAGADDYLIKPFDLDELKARLRALLRRSAGRAEVRIEHAGVSLDPSSQQVTYLGKAVPMTPKEYLLLHELLSQPGKVLTRERLAQSLYGWDEEAESNTLEVHIHHLRKKLFNNLIRTVRGVGYLVEEQP